From Halichoerus grypus chromosome 6, mHalGry1.hap1.1, whole genome shotgun sequence, one genomic window encodes:
- the RHNO1 gene encoding RAD9, HUS1, RAD1-interacting nuclear orphan protein 1 isoform X2: MPPRKKRRQPSQKAQLLFQEPPLEGPKHHYGSPQLTITHTRQVSPQFDMTAESWFPVNQKCHHRNQARHASRKSTASKFPHLTFDSPLFSSCSATLGIPLSRECPGQSEKRTSGRPLVPMLSPQSCGEVSAHALQNLPYVLIAPDIQTPESSFVKEGPIPPGQRESSLPSCSFHASTPKSPEPGPVLVEDTPEEKYGIKVTWRKRRHLFTYLRERGKLNKNQFLVKNSLDFSDTNSLKKFS; this comes from the exons atgcCTCCCAGAAAAAAACGTCGCCAGCCTTCCCAGAAAGCCCAGCTGCTATTCCAAGAACCACCACTGGAGGGCCCCAAACACCATTATGGCTCTCCCCAGCTTACCATCACCCACACTAGACAG GTATCACCTCAGTTTGATATGACAGCAGAAAGCTGGTTCCCGGTGAACCAGAAATGTCATCATCGAAACCAGGCAAGACATGCAAGTCGAAAATCTACCGCCTCCAAGTTCCCCCATCTAACATTTGACAGTCCACTGTTTTCCTCTTGTTCAGCCACGCTTGGGATCCCCTTAAGCAGGGAATGCCCCGGTCAATCAGAAAAGCGAACTTCCGGAAGGCCCTTAGTTCCAATGCTCAGTCCTCAAAGCTGTGGGGAAGTGTCAGCACATGCGCTTCAAAACTTACCTTATGTATTAATTGCCCCTGATATCCAGACCCCAGAGTCATCGTTTGTGAAGGAGGGGCCCATTCCCCCAGGTCAGAGGGAAAGTAGCCTTCCGAGCTGCTCCTTCCACGCTAGTACTCCCAAGAGCCCAGAGCCTGGGCCTGTTCTAGTTGAAGACACTCCTGAGGAGAAGTATGGGATCAAGGTCACATGGAGGAAACGACGCCACTTGTTTACTTAcctcagggagagagggaagctgaACAAAAACCAGTTCCTTGTGAAAAACTCACTGGATTTCTCTGACACCAACAGTCTCAAGAAATTTTCATAA
- the RHNO1 gene encoding RAD9, HUS1, RAD1-interacting nuclear orphan protein 1 isoform X1 — translation MPPRKKRRQPSQKAQLLFQEPPLEGPKHHYGSPQLTITHTRQVPSKPIDHNTVTSWVSPQFDMTAESWFPVNQKCHHRNQARHASRKSTASKFPHLTFDSPLFSSCSATLGIPLSRECPGQSEKRTSGRPLVPMLSPQSCGEVSAHALQNLPYVLIAPDIQTPESSFVKEGPIPPGQRESSLPSCSFHASTPKSPEPGPVLVEDTPEEKYGIKVTWRKRRHLFTYLRERGKLNKNQFLVKNSLDFSDTNSLKKFS, via the exons atgcCTCCCAGAAAAAAACGTCGCCAGCCTTCCCAGAAAGCCCAGCTGCTATTCCAAGAACCACCACTGGAGGGCCCCAAACACCATTATGGCTCTCCCCAGCTTACCATCACCCACACTAGACAGGTGCCCAGCAAGCCCATTGACCATAACACCGTCACTTCCTGG GTATCACCTCAGTTTGATATGACAGCAGAAAGCTGGTTCCCGGTGAACCAGAAATGTCATCATCGAAACCAGGCAAGACATGCAAGTCGAAAATCTACCGCCTCCAAGTTCCCCCATCTAACATTTGACAGTCCACTGTTTTCCTCTTGTTCAGCCACGCTTGGGATCCCCTTAAGCAGGGAATGCCCCGGTCAATCAGAAAAGCGAACTTCCGGAAGGCCCTTAGTTCCAATGCTCAGTCCTCAAAGCTGTGGGGAAGTGTCAGCACATGCGCTTCAAAACTTACCTTATGTATTAATTGCCCCTGATATCCAGACCCCAGAGTCATCGTTTGTGAAGGAGGGGCCCATTCCCCCAGGTCAGAGGGAAAGTAGCCTTCCGAGCTGCTCCTTCCACGCTAGTACTCCCAAGAGCCCAGAGCCTGGGCCTGTTCTAGTTGAAGACACTCCTGAGGAGAAGTATGGGATCAAGGTCACATGGAGGAAACGACGCCACTTGTTTACTTAcctcagggagagagggaagctgaACAAAAACCAGTTCCTTGTGAAAAACTCACTGGATTTCTCTGACACCAACAGTCTCAAGAAATTTTCATAA